Proteins encoded within one genomic window of Pongo pygmaeus isolate AG05252 chromosome 4, NHGRI_mPonPyg2-v2.0_pri, whole genome shotgun sequence:
- the LOC129036267 gene encoding small ribosomal subunit protein uS19-like: MSDIFGEIALPFCDKDSGTYGIIFRGSGKTAEVEEKQRTSRKFTYRGVDLRQLLDMSFEPLRQLYGARQLLRLNHGLRRNAEAQAALAAEAPTIGKQEVVKTHLRDMIIPPKMVGSSVGVYNGETFNQVEIKLEMIGHYLGEFSITYKPGKHGRPGIGATYSSRFIPLK, from the coding sequence ACTCTGGCACTTATGGAATCATTTTCAGAGGATCCGGCAAGACGGCAGAGGTAGAGGAGAAGCAGCGGACCTCCCGCAAGTTCACCTACCGCGGTGTGGACCTGCGCCAGCTGCTGGACATGTCCTTTGAGCCGCTGAGGCAGCTGTACGGTGCACGCCAGCTGCTGCGGCTGAACCACGGCCTGCGGCGGAATGCTGAGGCGCAAGCCGCACTCGCTGCTGAGGCGCCGACCATAGGGAAGCAGGAAGTGGTGAAGACGCACCTGCGGGATATGATCATCCCTCCCAAGATGGTGGGCAGCAGCGTGGGCGTCTACAACGGCGAGACCTTCAACCAGGTGGAGATCAAGCTGGAGATGATCGGCCACTACCTGGGCGAGTTCTCCATCACCTACAAGCCCGGGAAGCACGGCCGGCCTGGCATAGGGGCCACCTACTCCTCCCGCTTCATCCCCCTCAAGTAG